CGTCCCTCCTCGTCAGATTTACAAAGAATACCCTTGAAGTTCTTGGAAAGTATTCATATTCAAAAGACTTGGATTTCCTATCAGCAAGACTTTATTATGGTGTGAAGGAAGACATCATTCCTCTTGTGATTGGTGTGAAACGTTTGGGAAGACGTCGTGCAAGGGCATTGGTCAATGCATTCGGCGAAGACTTAAGGCCATATTCAGAAAAAGAGCTTCAAAAGGTCGAAGGAATCGGTCCAAAATTAGCTGCAAAGATCAAAAACTTTACAGATAATAATTAATTTTATCTTTAACTTTTTTTTAAAAAAGATAATAATTAATGAAAATCTGTTACTATTTTTAAAAAAAGATTATAATAAATTTAAATTGCTAAAAAGTAATTTGTAAAAATATAAAAAAAGAGACAATAAAAAAATAAGGAAGAGGATTATCCTCCACCTTCACATCCTTGAATGTCATTTAAGTTGGCATTGAGTTCCTCATAGCTTTCCTTAATGTCCTTGACCTTTTCAAGAGTGTCCTTGTCAAGGCTTTCAACATCAACGATGTCCTTTTCGTTGACAACTTCCAAAGAATCGGCTGCATACCACAATGCAGGTTCATCAAGTTTTACCCATTGCTCGTTGTCTTCCTCTTTCAAGTCAACAACTTTGCTTATGGTACCGGTTCCTGTATATCTTATAAAAGCGCCTACGTCAATGGTTTCTCCTCGAATATCACAAAAACTCATGTTATCACCAATAAGTTTTAAACGCTTCAAAGAAGAAAATCAATAAAATTGAATTTATTCTATTTTTACTTCTTCAGCTTCTTCTTCAGCTTCTTCCGCTTCATCAACAATTTCAGCTTCAACCTCTTCCACTTCTTCCTTGGATTTTTCAGCTTCTTCAATTGCAGCTTCCTTGTTGATTTCCTTATCTAACAATACATAATCTCCAATGCTTTTTACATCTTCAAAGTCAACTTCGATTTTGTTGGAAGAGATGAAGTTTTTCTTGAGGACAACGGTAATAGCAGTGATTTTTCCTTCTACAGGATCAAATTCAGCATCATCGATCTTACCTACTTCATTTGCATTGGCATCTAAAGCCATCATACCTAATAATTGTTTAATTTTCATTCTAATACCTCAATTATTAATTCTTATGAAATCATGTTAATAAAATATTAATTTAACATAATCTCAATTATTTAAGAATATGAATTGAAAATTATATAAACTTATCTAAAAATTTCTTTTATAGTAATAAAATTTATATAATATATGAAAATAATTTAATATTTTAAGAGGCAAATATAAGTATAGCAATTAAAATAATTATAAGAAACAATATTATGAAGAACATTTATCAGTGGTGGACTGAATGGAAGAAGCGTGTCGAATTATCATAGAAGATATCATAAATGGAAAGATAAGCACTCGCCGTGAGCTTGAAGTGGAAAAAAGACAGCTCTGCAGAGATAGGAATCTGAAGAAATTTATGAGCAATTCTGTAATCCTGGAACATGCAAGCCTTGAGGAAAAGAAGATCGTTTCCAATCTGCTCAAGAAGAAACCGACCAGAACAATCTCTGGAGTGGCAATCGTTGCAGTCATGTGCCATCCCCACCAATGCCCTCACGGAAGATGCTATTACTGTCCGGAAAGCGACATAGCACCTCCAAGCTATACCGGTGAGGAACCTGCCGCACTTAGAGGCAGAATGTTCAAGTTCCATCCATATGTCCAATGCTACAACCGCCTGAAGCAATTGCATAAGGTAGGACATCCCATCGATAAGGTGGAACTGATCATCATGGGAGGAACCTTTCCTTCAAAGGATATCTGCTATCAGGAATGGTTCGTTTCCCAATGCCTTAAGGCAATGAGCGATTTCGGAGTGATTCTTGAAAACATCACTGAAATCGATGACATCGAGTCATTTGAAAAGGAAGACCTTTTGAAATATCCTCCATACAGCAACAATGCCCTTAAGACTTATCCTCCAAGCGATTATGTCCTTATAGATGACATCCAAAGGATCAATGAAAGCTCCAAGGTCAGATGCATTGGAATGACCTTTGAGACAAGACCTGACTACTGCAAGGAGCCTCATGTTGACAGAATGCTGAATATGGGTGTCACAAGGGTTGAATTAGGGGTTCAGACCATTCACAACCATATTTATGAAAAGATCAAGAGAGGGCACACCGTTGAGGATGTCATTGATGCAAACAGAATCCTAAGGGATTCCGGAGTTAAGGTAGCCATGCATATGATGCCTGGACTTTTCCCACTTGCAAGGGAGGAGCCTAGAATAGAGCAATGCCCAGAAAAGGATCTGGAGATGTTCAAGGAAATATTCACCAATGAGAACTTCAAGCCGGACATGCTAAAGATCTATCCTTGCCTTGTAACTGAAGGCAGTGAACTCCATCAATTATGGAAAGAAGGAAAATACAGACCTTATAGCGATGAGGAAGCAGTTGACCTGATTGTGCAAATCAAGAAGATTCTTCCTAAATGGGTAAGGACCATGAGAATCCAAAGGGATATCCCTTCAACATTGATTGAGGATGGGGTCAAGAAATCAAACCTGGGGGAACTTGTCTATAACCGTCTTGAGGAAGAGGATATCAATTGCCAATGCATAAGATGCAGGGAAATAGGCCATAAGAAGACAAAAGAGGAGTACACTCTTGATGATTATAAGCTCTTTGAAGAGGATTACATTGCTACAAATGGACAGGAACATTTCCTATCAATTGAAGACATAAATGAGGAAAGCCTTGCAGGATTCTTAAGATTGAGAATGCCTTCCCCAAAAGCCCATAGGGAAGAGATAGATGATAAGACAGCCATTGTACGGGAATTGCATGTTTACGGAAATATGTTGAAAATAGGTCAAAAAGGAAATAACATTGGTCAGCACACAGGCTTTGGTGAGAAATTGCTTAAGCGTGCAGAGGAGATAAGCATTGACCAGAACAAGGAAGAGCTTTTGATCATCAGCGGAATTGGGGCAAGAAACTATTACCGTAAGTTCGGATATGAACGTAAAGGTCCTTATATGTCTAAGAAATTAGTATAAATAAATTATTTTTAGATAATGTTTCAAGATTGTTTCACATATTTTCTTAAAAATATTGAAACAATCAGACAAGACAAAAGTATTATATAGTTTGAAGTTAAACTAACTATTATATACATATAAAACTAATATTAATTTAATGGATGATATTTTTAAAATATTTGAAATTAAATTAGATTGATAAATCATATTTATTGGAGATTATGATTTGATTTAATATGAATCATATTTATTGGAGATTAGAATCGTTTTAAAAATAGGGAGATGACTTAAATGATCAACAAAGCTGAAAAACTTGCACAAGCTATTGAATTTACTCATTTGGATAATACTGCAACAGTAGAGGAGATGAAGGCATTCTTCGCAAAAGCTAAGGAATATCCTTTCTATGCAGTTGTAGTCTTGCCACATTTCGTTAAATTGGCAAAAGAGGAATTGAAGGACACAGACATGAAAGTGGTTACTGTTGTCGACTTCCCATTAGGTGCTGGAAACACTGAAGGAAAAGTGGCTGAAGCGAAAGCTGCAATTGCAGACGGCGCAGATGAAATCGACATGATGGCAAACATTCCTGCAATCAAGGAACGTGACTTCGAATATGTGAAAAATGACATTGCAGCAGTCAAGGAAGCGGTTGGAGACCACATCCTTAAGGTAATTATTGAAAACCCTCTTCTTAATGAAGATGAAATGGCAGGAGCTTCCAGAATGTGTGAA
The sequence above is drawn from the Methanobrevibacter sp. genome and encodes:
- a CDS encoding DUF2098 domain-containing protein is translated as MSFCDIRGETIDVGAFIRYTGTGTISKVVDLKEEDNEQWVKLDEPALWYAADSLEVVNEKDIVDVESLDKDTLEKVKDIKESYEELNANLNDIQGCEGGG
- a CDS encoding PRC-barrel domain-containing protein, with amino-acid sequence MKIKQLLGMMALDANANEVGKIDDAEFDPVEGKITAITVVLKKNFISSNKIEVDFEDVKSIGDYVLLDKEINKEAAIEEAEKSKEEVEEVEAEIVDEAEEAEEEAEEVKIE
- a CDS encoding tRNA uridine(34) 5-carboxymethylaminomethyl modification radical SAM/GNAT enzyme Elp3; this encodes MEEACRIIIEDIINGKISTRRELEVEKRQLCRDRNLKKFMSNSVILEHASLEEKKIVSNLLKKKPTRTISGVAIVAVMCHPHQCPHGRCYYCPESDIAPPSYTGEEPAALRGRMFKFHPYVQCYNRLKQLHKVGHPIDKVELIIMGGTFPSKDICYQEWFVSQCLKAMSDFGVILENITEIDDIESFEKEDLLKYPPYSNNALKTYPPSDYVLIDDIQRINESSKVRCIGMTFETRPDYCKEPHVDRMLNMGVTRVELGVQTIHNHIYEKIKRGHTVEDVIDANRILRDSGVKVAMHMMPGLFPLAREEPRIEQCPEKDLEMFKEIFTNENFKPDMLKIYPCLVTEGSELHQLWKEGKYRPYSDEEAVDLIVQIKKILPKWVRTMRIQRDIPSTLIEDGVKKSNLGELVYNRLEEEDINCQCIRCREIGHKKTKEEYTLDDYKLFEEDYIATNGQEHFLSIEDINEESLAGFLRLRMPSPKAHREEIDDKTAIVRELHVYGNMLKIGQKGNNIGQHTGFGEKLLKRAEEISIDQNKEELLIISGIGARNYYRKFGYERKGPYMSKKLV
- the deoC gene encoding deoxyribose-phosphate aldolase; the protein is MINKAEKLAQAIEFTHLDNTATVEEMKAFFAKAKEYPFYAVVVLPHFVKLAKEELKDTDMKVVTVVDFPLGAGNTEGKVAEAKAAIADGADEIDMMANIPAIKERDFEYVKNDIAAVKEAVGDHILKVIIENPLLNEDEMAGASRMCEEGGADFVKTSSGFNGKQHFYSLMESLRIMKKNAPHLEMKAAGGIDNYKLANNVLAAGVTKIGTSSGHIIMDQLNHVLDNQKVDPNQKTGPRLI